The DNA segment TCAGCTTGTTGAAACTTTGAAAAGGCAAAGTTTCTTAAAATATATAAATCCCCGGGAATCCAGGTGTTATTTTCAAGGCGGATACCTGTGGGATCGCAGCGCTCTATTTCAAAGAAATAGGTGTCGGCCAGTTTCTGGATGTAATTGCGGCTGTGTTGATATCTTCCTGACGTACTGAGCCAGAAGGAGTCGCCAACGCAACGTTCCACAGAAAAGGCGAAATATCCGTGGGGAAGGGATTTTCTTTGTACCGCCTCAAAAAGAGACTCAAGTGCGCCAACATAGATAAAGACATCGGCTGCGATAAAAAGATCATACAACTCGTTACTAGTATTCAGAAAGCTGACAATGTCTTGTTGAGTCAGTGTGGAGTATATCTTTTTTGCCTTAGCCATTTGGATCATTTTTGAAGAAAGATCAACACCAGTAATTTTTGTGGAAAATTGGCCGAATTCCAGGCCGCACATGCCAGTTCCACACCCTAAGTCAAGAGCGTTGTCAAATTCAGCCTGACCGTCAAAGTAGTCAAGTACCGCATTTTTAAGCTTAGCTGGAACAGTGTATTTTAAATTATTTACCAAGTCCGCTTCAAAAGATTCTGAATACTGATCAAACAATGAGGTGACATAGTCAGGGTGGCCGTTTGGCAACTGGAGTCCGGTAAGAGCTGCCAGTATATGTTTGGCAACCATATTCTTCGGCTGAATTCTGGTCACCTCTTTGTAGTGATAAATTGCTTCTTGCGGACGACCAAGCAGATCATAAAGCATTCCAAGGTCATTGTGGGCAGCAGCATTATCAGCGTCAATCTCCAATACTGACGTGTAGGCTTCAACTGCCAATGCGTACTCTTTTTGATTTTGGTAGGCGAGGCCAAGGTT comes from the Desulfobulbaceae bacterium genome and includes:
- a CDS encoding tetratricopeptide repeat protein, whose product is MSCKKIKRNTDKSFKLAVRYQEIGKYDEAQRIYLEVLKIDSMHAESWFRLGTIWKENNLISEAVKAFCNASQLDDQYHSFLFNFGLTLVSENHVDQAINTLNYLLELQPQVAEIHYSLGLIYFHQKQLSFAEQLLKKAIELKPDYSGAHKDLGRVLIELNRLPEALASFKTAGTIDHRCHEAFRYTGDIYRKQGKYNEAVLAYQAEQAIQPENINGIFDVGLTYLRQQNNVKAIEVFQHIVTQAPLITEARYNLGLAYQNQKEYALAVEAYTSVLEIDADNAAAHNDLGMLYDLLGRPQEAIYHYKEVTRIQPKNMVAKHILAALTGLQLPNGHPDYVTSLFDQYSESFEADLVNNLKYTVPAKLKNAVLDYFDGQAEFDNALDLGCGTGMCGLEFGQFSTKITGVDLSSKMIQMAKAKKIYSTLTQQDIVSFLNTSNELYDLFIAADVFIYVGALESLFEAVQRKSLPHGYFAFSVERCVGDSFWLSTSGRYQHSRNYIQKLADTYFFEIERCDPTGIRLENNTWIPGDLYILRNFAFSKFQQADAMEFDLPYQFSQPFATVM